In one Drosophila pseudoobscura strain MV-25-SWS-2005 chromosome X, UCI_Dpse_MV25, whole genome shotgun sequence genomic region, the following are encoded:
- the pav gene encoding kinesin-like protein KIF23, translating into MKAVSRTPMRVLKTPRVHQTTEKHRRETSEKAKDPVNVFCRVRPLQSDGDLTSLRVKSSTTIALNPHDQLLQHHKQNGAQREIQYIFKHVFQSDATQQDVFASVAQPLVENLVRGRNSLLFTYGVTGSGKTYTMTGNLRHRGIMPRCLDVLFRTISDFQAKKFVFKPDKLNGFEILSEEDALLERQHEMNQRFAGSGRFAYRNKDSDPEIASQASVEPMPLLGLDEDNMYSVFVTYVEIYNNSVYDLLEDSGIQKTLQSKIIREDADHHMFVHGVTEVEVKTVEDALEVFQMGQKKKRMGHTVLNAESSRSHSVFNIRLVQAPTDNQGENVVQDRQKITVSQLSLVDLAGSERSSRTKNTGVRLREAGNINNSLMTLRTCLEYLRENQQAAINGFAHKKIPYRDSKITHMFKNYFDGEGQVSMIVCINPRMEDYDENMQVMKFAEMTQEVQIARATPIKTDLGLTPGRRKANKLFKIAVKNLNELGMSEAKDLKVDVGLVYSLGPDFPFCQVDSPEAEVKIQELMHYLEQRIEKRKRLRANLDIKCDNFRQMLMNLDRDNLQLSTELASLKAVYKQERERSFALEKKVRIHESSIDVLNNTLTKRDRQIEELTFKLNEKENLLTQTEHEKEKQKKKFSSKMAVESDKNKRELEIKLRQQREKLHERMRIKDEKLRLVSNIIRSEDLPSMPRSQSSEDLLNEKDRGPFTARTESSVPATRTDIYATPRHGVAAANNRHRRSRSAGDKWLEHRAANPVPLGTIMQPFLKNRKSVTKLTDMKTLTEHGANKYCLVSQEADTDGDVETKLYKGNVIPTCGGGAQVVFNDIECLKQKSPVHSPTRKRPSNGTMSALGVASALPSTVTSITVQDVASRCNLGIEGHSNKKTKI; encoded by the exons ATGAAAGCAGT ATCACGAACTCCGATGCGCGTCCTCAAGACACCGCGAGTGCATCAAACGACAGAGAAGCACCGTCGGGAGACGTCCGAAAAGGCAAAAGATCCGGTGAATGTGTTCTGCCGAGTCCGCCCGCTCCAATCGGATGGGGACCTCACTTCTCTGCGGGTGAAGAGCTCCACAACAATCGCACTAAATCCGCATgatcagctgctgcagcaccaCAAACAGAACGGCGCCCAGCGCGAGATACAGTACATATTCAAGCACGTCTTTCAATCGGATGCTACGCAGCAGGATGTGTTCGCGTCCGTGGCCCAGCCACTGGTCGAGAACCTGGTGCGTGGCCGGAACAGTTTGCTATTCACCTACGGCGTCACGGGCAGCGGCAAGACGTACACAATGACGGGCAACCTGAGACATCGCGGCATAATGCCCCGATGCCTAGATGTGCTCTTTCGCACCATATCCGATTTTCAGGCCAAGAAGTTTGTCTTCAAGCCGGACAAGTTGAATGGCTTCGAGATTCTGTCCGAGGAGGATGCGCTGCTAGAACGGCAACATGAGATGAATCAACGCTTTGCCGGTTCCGGTCGCTTCGCGTACCGAAACAAGGACTCGGATCCGGAGATCGCCTCCCAAGCGTCGGTGGAGCCAATGCCTCTGCTGGGCCTCGACGAGGACAATATGTATTCGGTGTTTGTCACCTACGTAGAAATTTACAACAACAGTGTGTATGATCTTCTAGAGGACTCGGGCATACAGAA GACTTTGCAAAGCAAAATCATTCGCGAGGATGCCGATCATCACATGTTCGTCCATGGCGTCACCGAGGTGGAAGTTAAAACGGTGGAGGATGCCCTCGAGGTCTTTCAAATGGGACAAAAGAAAAAGCGCATGGGTCACACGGTCTTGAATGCCGAGTCCAGCCGCAGCCACTCGGTGTTTAACATTCGCCTCGTCCAGGCCCCCACCGACAACCAGGGCGAGAATGTTGTCCAGGACAGGCAAAAAATCACAGTGAGCCAGCTGTCCCTGGTAGATCTGGCCGGCAGTGAGCGCTCCTCGCGCACCAAGAACACTGGGGTGCGACTTCGCGAGGCTGGGAACATCAACAACTCGCTGATGACGCTCCGGACATGCCTCGAGTATCTGCGCGAGAATCAGCAGGCGGCCATCAATGGCTTTGCCCATAAGAAGATACCATATCGCGACTCCAAGATCACGCACATGTTTAAGAATTACTTTGACGGCGAGGGGCAGGTGTCCATGATTGTATGCATCAATCCTAGAATGGAGGACTATGATGAGAATATG CAAGTTATGAAGTTTGCCGAGATGACTCAGGAAGTGCAAATAGCTCGGGCAACGCCCATTAAAACGGACTTGGGCCTAACGCCAGGCCGCCGGAAGGCCAACAAGCTGTTCAAGATAGCTGTCAAAAATCTGAACGAGCTGGGCATGTCCGAGGCCAAGGACCTGAAGGTGGATGTGGGCTTGGTCTACAGTCTGGGACCCGACTTTCCCTTCTGCCAAGTGGACAGCCCTGAGGCGGAGGTTAAGATCCAGGAGCTCATGCATTACCTGGAGCAGCGGATTGAGAAGCGGAAGAGGCTGCGCGCCAATTTGGATATTAAAT GCGACAATTTTCGCCAGATGCTAATGAACTTGGACCGCGACAACTTGCAGCTGAGCACGGAGCTTGCTTCCCTCAAGGCCGTCTACAAGCAGGAGCGCGAGCGCAGCTTCGCCTTGGAGAAGAAGGTGCGCATTCACGAGAGCTCCATCGACGTGCTGAACAATACGCTGACCAAGCGCGACAGGCAGATCGAGGAGCTGACATTCAAGCTGAATGAGAAGGAGAATCTCCTGACCCAAACGGAGcacgagaaggagaagcagaagaaaaagTTCAGCTCCAAAATGGCCGTGGAGTCGGATAAGAACAAGCGGGAGCTCGAGATAAAGCTCCGTCAGCAACGGGAGAAACTGCATGAACGGATGCGCATCAAGGACGAGAAACTTCGCCTGGTTTCGAATATCATACGATCCGAGGATCTGCCGAGCATGCCGCGCTCGCAGAGTTCGGAAGATTTACTCAACGAGAAGGATCGCGGACCATTCACAGCTCGAACGGAGTCATCTGTGCCGGCCACGCGAACAGACATCTATGCCACGCCCCGACAT GGCGTGGCAGCTGCCAACAATCGCCATCGACGGTCGCGTTCAGCTGGCGACAAATGGCTGGAGCATCGTGCAGCCAATCCCGTGCCACTCGGCACTATTATGCAGCCCTTTCTGAAGAATCGCAAGTCGGTTACCAAGCTGACGGACATGAAGACGCTGACCGAACACGGCGCCAACAAATACTGTCTCGTCTCCCAGGAGGCCGACACGGACGGGGATGTGGAGACGAAACTGTACAAGGGCAATGTTATACCCACATGTGGCGGCGGCGCCCAGGTGGTGTTCAACGATATCGAGTGTCTCAAGCAGAAGTCGCCCGTGCATTCGCCAACGCGAAAGCGTCCCAGCAATGGCACGATGTCGGCTCTGGGCGTTGCCAGCGCCCTGCCCAGCACGGTCACCTCCATCACCGTCCAGGATGTGGCCTCGCGTTGCAACCTCGGCATCGAGGGGCACAGCAACAAGAAGACAAAGATCTAG
- the Sqor gene encoding sulfide:quinone oxidoreductase, mitochondrial isoform X2: protein MQAKTKPAGKVILHRLACVYNKWCCKVLVVGGGSGGCAMAAKLSSHLGKDKVIVLEPEDRHYYQPMFTLIGGGMKRLEQSYKTMAEVLPKKAKWVKEKAMEFDPDNNTVCTSGGDTIKYDFLLIATGLQLKYEKIPGLAEALEIPNGKVCSIYSPKYAEGVYDVLRRTTGGNLIFTFPDSPVKCPGAPQKIVYIVEHYFRKLGKRDKVNITYNTALPVLFGVKHYADALWPICKKRNITVNTRRNLVEVRHAEDIAVFEDLENPGQLCEEKYSLLHAVPPMSAPDELTKCRKLMNTAGFVDVNNSTLQHVRYSNVFAIGDSSGTPNSKTAAAAAAQSPVVFRNMIAAMEGKPLTEVYDGYASCPLVTGYSTCILAEFDYSLTPLETFPVAQNKERYSMFIMKKDFMPLLYWKLMLPGHWNGPGLMRKLFGVFKPNKK, encoded by the exons ATGCAAGCCAAAACGAAACCTGCAGGAAAAGTTATCTTGCACCGATTAGCATGTGTATATAATAAATGGTG CTGCAAAGTTTTGGTTGtgggcggcggcagtggcggctgTGCCATGGCCGCCAAGCTGTCATCTCATTTGGGCAAGGATAAGGTGATCGTCCTGGAGCCTGAAGAT AGACACTATTATCAGCCGATGTTCACCTTGATTGGAGGCGGAATGAAGCGCCTGGAGCAATCCTACAAGACCATGGCCGAGGTGCTTCCGAAGAAGGCAAAGTGGGTGAAGGAAAAGGCGATGGAATTTGATCCGGATAACAATACGGTCTGCACCTCCGGAGGTGACACAATCAAATATGATTTCCTGCTCATTGCCACTGGCCTGCAATTGAAGTACGAGAAG ATTCCCGGACTAGCGGAGGCCCTGGAGATACCCAATGGGAAGGTGTGTTCCATCTACTCCCCCAAGTATGCGGAGGGCGTCTACGATGTACTGCGAAGAACAACTGGCGGAAACTTGATATTCACCTTTCCCGATTCCCCTGTCAAATGTCCTGGTGCCCCACAGAAGATTGTCTACATAGTCGAGCACTATTTCCGCAAG CTGGGCAAGCGCGATAAAGTGAATATCACATATAACACAGCTCTGCCAGTGCTCTTTGGCGTGAAACACTATGCGGACGCCCTATGGCCCATCTGCAAAAAGCGGAACATTACGGTTAACACTCGGCGAAACCTGGTGGAGGTTCGGCATGCCGAGGACATAGCTGTGTTCGAGGATCTCGAGAATCCCGGTCAGCTTTGCGAGGAGAAG TACTCCCTGCTGCATGCTGTGCCACCAATGAGCGCTCCCGACGAGCTAACAAAATGCCGGAAGCTGATGAACACGGCGGGATTCGTGGATGTGAATAACTCGACGCTGCAGCATGTCAGATACAGCAATGTATTCGCCATCGGGGATTCGTCTGGCACACCGAACTCGAAgactgccgcagctgcag CTGCTCAGTCGCCCGTTGTCTTTCGGAATATGATTGCAGCGATGGAGGGCAAACCTCTGACGGAGGTCTACGATGGCTATGCCTCGTGCCCGCTGGTGACTGGATACAGCACCTGCATTTTGGCGGAGTTCGATTACAGTCTGACGCCCTTAGAAACGTTCCCAGTGGCTCAGAACAAGGAGCGGTACTCGATGTTCATCATGAAGAAGGATTTCATGCCGCTGCTGTACTGGAAGCTCATGCTCCCGGGCCACTGGAATGGCCCGGGGCTGATGCGAAAGCTCTTCGGTGTTTTTAAGccaaataaaaagtaa
- the Sqor gene encoding sulfide:quinone oxidoreductase, mitochondrial isoform X1, with translation MSSRIPLGIRQCNRLLAAPIYSSNEAPSQGRLFSTSQVHYERHDCKVLVVGGGSGGCAMAAKLSSHLGKDKVIVLEPEDRHYYQPMFTLIGGGMKRLEQSYKTMAEVLPKKAKWVKEKAMEFDPDNNTVCTSGGDTIKYDFLLIATGLQLKYEKIPGLAEALEIPNGKVCSIYSPKYAEGVYDVLRRTTGGNLIFTFPDSPVKCPGAPQKIVYIVEHYFRKLGKRDKVNITYNTALPVLFGVKHYADALWPICKKRNITVNTRRNLVEVRHAEDIAVFEDLENPGQLCEEKYSLLHAVPPMSAPDELTKCRKLMNTAGFVDVNNSTLQHVRYSNVFAIGDSSGTPNSKTAAAAAAQSPVVFRNMIAAMEGKPLTEVYDGYASCPLVTGYSTCILAEFDYSLTPLETFPVAQNKERYSMFIMKKDFMPLLYWKLMLPGHWNGPGLMRKLFGVFKPNKK, from the exons ATGAGCTCCCGCATTCCTCTGGGCATCCGGCAGTGCAACAGGCTTCTGGCCGCACCCATCTACAGTTCCAATGAAGCCCCCTCTCAGGGCCGCCTCTTCTCCACATCGCAGGTGCATTACGAGAGACACGA CTGCAAAGTTTTGGTTGtgggcggcggcagtggcggctgTGCCATGGCCGCCAAGCTGTCATCTCATTTGGGCAAGGATAAGGTGATCGTCCTGGAGCCTGAAGAT AGACACTATTATCAGCCGATGTTCACCTTGATTGGAGGCGGAATGAAGCGCCTGGAGCAATCCTACAAGACCATGGCCGAGGTGCTTCCGAAGAAGGCAAAGTGGGTGAAGGAAAAGGCGATGGAATTTGATCCGGATAACAATACGGTCTGCACCTCCGGAGGTGACACAATCAAATATGATTTCCTGCTCATTGCCACTGGCCTGCAATTGAAGTACGAGAAG ATTCCCGGACTAGCGGAGGCCCTGGAGATACCCAATGGGAAGGTGTGTTCCATCTACTCCCCCAAGTATGCGGAGGGCGTCTACGATGTACTGCGAAGAACAACTGGCGGAAACTTGATATTCACCTTTCCCGATTCCCCTGTCAAATGTCCTGGTGCCCCACAGAAGATTGTCTACATAGTCGAGCACTATTTCCGCAAG CTGGGCAAGCGCGATAAAGTGAATATCACATATAACACAGCTCTGCCAGTGCTCTTTGGCGTGAAACACTATGCGGACGCCCTATGGCCCATCTGCAAAAAGCGGAACATTACGGTTAACACTCGGCGAAACCTGGTGGAGGTTCGGCATGCCGAGGACATAGCTGTGTTCGAGGATCTCGAGAATCCCGGTCAGCTTTGCGAGGAGAAG TACTCCCTGCTGCATGCTGTGCCACCAATGAGCGCTCCCGACGAGCTAACAAAATGCCGGAAGCTGATGAACACGGCGGGATTCGTGGATGTGAATAACTCGACGCTGCAGCATGTCAGATACAGCAATGTATTCGCCATCGGGGATTCGTCTGGCACACCGAACTCGAAgactgccgcagctgcag CTGCTCAGTCGCCCGTTGTCTTTCGGAATATGATTGCAGCGATGGAGGGCAAACCTCTGACGGAGGTCTACGATGGCTATGCCTCGTGCCCGCTGGTGACTGGATACAGCACCTGCATTTTGGCGGAGTTCGATTACAGTCTGACGCCCTTAGAAACGTTCCCAGTGGCTCAGAACAAGGAGCGGTACTCGATGTTCATCATGAAGAAGGATTTCATGCCGCTGCTGTACTGGAAGCTCATGCTCCCGGGCCACTGGAATGGCCCGGGGCTGATGCGAAAGCTCTTCGGTGTTTTTAAGccaaataaaaagtaa